The Candidatus Methylomirabilota bacterium DNA window CCGGGTACGGGTCCATGGCGAGCATATTCGCGACCTGCTCGGTGGTCTCGCGCCACATCGCCCGCCGCTCGGCGGGGTCGATGCCGAAGCCTTCAAGCTCCGCGCGCGATGCCGACTCGCCGGTTCCCCACTCGACGCGGCCGTTGGAGACCAGGTCGAGCGTGGCCAGCCGCTCCGCAACCCTTGCGGGGTGGTTGTACGCGGGCGGCATGAGGGTGATGCCGTGCCCGAGACGGATCCGCTTCGTGCGCTGCGACGCCGCGGCCAGGAAAACCTCGGGCGCCGAGGAGTGGGAATACTCCTCGAGAAAGTGGTGCTCGACCTCCCACGCGTAGTCGATGCCGAGCCGGTCGGCCAGCTCGACCTGGCTGAGCGCGTCCTGGAAGAGCTTGAGCTCGCCGCCTTCCGGCCACGGGCGCGGGAGCTGGTGTTCGTAGAAGATGCCGAAGCGCATTGCCCTCTCCTTTCGCCTGCGTCAGACCTGCGCTGGGACAGTACCATAACGCCCGCCCGGTCAGCATCAACGGAGGCACGACAGTCGCGATCGTGCGACAATATCACTATGACTGAGACGGCGACATGATCGGGCATCGGTTGATCCCCCTGCTAGCGGTTCTCGTGCTGGGCCTCGCGTCGGATGCCTGGGCGGGCCCGCCGACGGATCAGCTGCGCACGTATACCGACCAGGTGCTCAAAGTCCTGCAGAATCCCGCGCTCTCGCTGCCGGAGCGGCGCGAGGCGGTCAAGCACCTCGCCGAGGAGGTCTTCGAAGTGACGGAGACGGCCAAGCGGGCCCTTGGCCCGCACTGGCTGCAGCGGACCCCGGCCGAGCGCGAGGAGTTCGTGAAGCTGTTCGCGAACCTGCTCGAGCAAACGTACATCGCCAGGATCGACGAGTTCGGCGGGGAGAAGCTCACGTACGTGAGCGAGCAGATCGACGGCGACCGGGCGACCGTCCGGGCGCGCATCACGACCAAGAACGGCACCGAGGTGCCGGTCGAATCACGGCTACTGCGGAAGGAGACCCGCTGGCTGATCTACGACATCCTCGTCGAGAACCTGAGCCTGATCTCCAACTACCGCTCGCAGTTCGATCGGGTGATCCGAACCACCTCGTACGAGGAGCTGGTCAAGCGTCTGAAAACCCGGGGCGAGTTCCTCAGCGAAAAGAGCACCAAGACCCCGCGACGGGCCGGTCAGGGCAACCGCTAGCCGGCCGTCTCACGGCGCCGCGGTCTCGCGCTACGAGCCCGCCGCCTTCTTCACCAGGCCCGACATCGTCTGGGCATCGCTGTCGTTCATCTCACGCAGGCCCGTGACGACGCCGTCCCGGTCCACCGACGGCCTGTTCTGGCTCACCTTCCACTTGCCGACCAGCCGGGTGAGCGGGATCTCGATCCCGACGATGGCGCCGAGCATCTGCTCGACGAAGTCGGCGGGCGCGTCCGTGACCTTCCACGGCTCCGCCCTCCCCGCTTCGTAGCGTTTCGTGAGCCGCTCCACCAGCCCCCGCAGCCACGCGCGGTCCTCGATGATCCGCATGGGACCGTACGCGTGGACGACGATGTAGTTGTACGTCGGCACGACCTTGCCCGTCTCCCGCTTCGTCTGGTACCACGAGGGCGAGATGTACGCCTGGGGCCCCTGGAAGACGGCGAGCGCCTCGACGTCCCGTGAGAAGTCGCGCCACACCGGGTTGCCGCGCGCCACGTGACCCCGCAGCGTCCCGAATGGCGCCGGCCCGGGATCGAGCTCGAGGGGGATGTGGTTCGCGTTGAGCCCGTCCGAACCGAGGGTCACCAGCGCGGCCAGCGAGTGGTCGTGGATCAGCTGGCGAAGGACGTCGGGCCGTGTCTCTTCGAAATGCGACGGGACGTA harbors:
- a CDS encoding FMN-binding negative transcriptional regulator — translated: MYVPSHFEETRPDVLRQLIHDHSLAALVTLGSDGLNANHIPLELDPGPAPFGTLRGHVARGNPVWRDFSRDVEALAVFQGPQAYISPSWYQTKRETGKVVPTYNYIVVHAYGPMRIIEDRAWLRGLVERLTKRYEAGRAEPWKVTDAPADFVEQMLGAIVGIEIPLTRLVGKWKVSQNRPSVDRDGVVTGLREMNDSDAQTMSGLVKKAAGS
- a CDS encoding ABC transporter substrate-binding protein, giving the protein MIGHRLIPLLAVLVLGLASDAWAGPPTDQLRTYTDQVLKVLQNPALSLPERREAVKHLAEEVFEVTETAKRALGPHWLQRTPAEREEFVKLFANLLEQTYIARIDEFGGEKLTYVSEQIDGDRATVRARITTKNGTEVPVESRLLRKETRWLIYDILVENLSLISNYRSQFDRVIRTTSYEELVKRLKTRGEFLSEKSTKTPRRAGQGNR